The nucleotide sequence AATCGGTGAGGTTGTCTATATCAATATCGGTTATTCCTATCTCTTTTAAATGAGAAGGAAGTCCAAGATTTTTAACAAAATCTTTTAGGTTGCTAGTTTCTCCCCATATTTCTTCTAATTCTGTAAACTCTTCTGAATACCCGTTATCTTGCAGATATTCAAACACATAAGGTAGAAGTAGAGCGTTTGCAGTTCCGTGATGGGTTGCTTTTGTGACTGTAAGAGAATACCCCATACCGTGTACTATTATTGTTCCGGTGCGGTTTATTGCGAATCCTGCCAACAGAGAAGACAAAAATATCTCTTCTTTTATGTTAAGATTATCTTTATCATCTACTATTTGTGGTAAATACTTCCATAAAAGTTTTAAACTTTCTTTGGCAAAAAGTTTTGAAATATGGTCAGATCTTTGAGATAAAAAACTCTCTGCACTATGAGAAAAAGCGTCCATACCTGTTGCAACAACAAGTTGGTAAGGAAGGGTTGATAAGGTTTTAGAGTCCAAAATAGAGAGTTTTGGTATAATCTGGTGGCTATTGATGGTCTTCTTTGTTTTTGCTTCTTTATCCATAATCACAGCATACCTTGTTACTTCGCTACCTGTGCCGCAGGTGGTAGGTATGGTGACAATAGGTAGAGGTTCACTCTTATATTCCATCTCTCCGAAATAATCTTTAAGTTTGCCCCCATTGGTTGCAATAACAGATATTGCTTTTGCAACATCCATTGGGCTACCTCCTCCTACTCCAAGCACAAAATCACATTTTTCTTTCCTACATATTTCTGCACCTTTTTCAACGTTGGGTATATCCGGTTCAGGATTGACTTCTGGGTATAACACAACCTCTATGCCGTTTTTGGAACATATATCTGTTATTGTTTTTATTAGCCCTGTTTCAAAAACAAATTTTCTTCCTGTTACTATAAGAACCTTTTCACCGTATTGTTTTATCTCTGGAAGATATTTTGGTATACCTCCTGTTTCAAAATATACTTTTGCTTGCATATTAAAATAGATACTTTTCATTACTGCCTCCTTCATAATTGATATCAAAAATGGTGGTTAGCCAAGAAAAATTTTGTATAATATAAGGCAAAAACACATTCCAATTGCTGGAGTGAAAAACCAGCCAGCAAAAATTTTTGCAACTTTTTCTAAACTGATTGTTTTAATACCTCTTAAAACACCTATCCCTGTTAATGCTCCAACTATTGCTTGAGAAGAAGATACTGGGACACCTATTTTATTGTATATATGTATGGCTATGGAGTGAGACATAATAGCGATAAAGGCAGAAAAAGCGTCAATCTTTATAATTTCTCCCCCTACCGCTGTCATCATTTTTTTGCCGTTAAAAAGAGCTCCCAACCCAGTGCTGATTCCACCTATAAGCAACGCTTGTTTCATATTAAATATTTTGGATTTATAAAACACTCCAGTTACGTTGGCAACATTGTTACCGCCGAGAGTGTACGCACCGTAGATACCTGCAAGAATAAGTAGGTTTCTCATAATTTTGTCGTATAATAAGAAGTGTATATTAACCTTTTTGAAAATCTTTGTCATTGACCAGTAAAAAATTATAGCAATTATTCCGGCACCAATAGGGGTTGTGAACCAGCAGATAAAGATTTTTGTTAGCCCTTGGAGTTGTAGCTGTTTGTTTATAATACCTATACCTATTATTGGACCTACTACTGCCTGTGAGGTGGATACAGGAAGTCTTAATATTATCATTAAATTAACAGTAAGGGCTGCTGCTAAAGATATTATAAAAGCGGTATTTCCTGTCTGTTCGGTTAACCCAGAAAGAGTTTTTATACCAGCTTGCCCGTTTGTTAATGCGCCAATAACAAGAAATATTCCAGCCAGTATAACAGCAGTTCTATATCTTATCATATAAGAAGATACAGCCGCACCAAATATGTTTGCAGCATAACTGGCTCCAAGTGTCCATCCTAAATACACAGGTCCAATAAATCTTAAATCCATTTTATCCTTTTCCTTTTCACTTTACTTGAGTAAGACGGAATGGGGGTATCGGCATTGCCTTCAACGCCCAATTTGTAATCCTGAACTTGTTTCAGGATCTCTCCCTTAACCCACGTCGATAGTAGGCACAACGTACAAAACGAGATTCCGGATCAAGTCCGGAATGACATACAAGGGGAATCCCATTCTTTATCATTACGTTTTTCGTTTTCTCTTAACTTGTTAAAAGCCCCTCCACCTACGATACAATACAAGCTTCGGCGGATAAACCTCATCCCATTAACCTCTCTGCAAACTCTTAGGGACTTACTACCCCAAACATCCTCCAGGGTAGAGGGCAAAAAAAGGGAGTGAGTAGACACCCCATACGCCTTTCTTTTATGTCTTTTATCTGCCGTTTTGTGGCATTGCGAGGAATGCCTTCTAATGACGTGGCAACCCTCGTCTTTATCCTTATTATTTTTTGTCTTTATTTGATAAAATTGAGTTTACCTCCACCTTCAAGTCGCCATATACGCCCATCAGTATACATCCATCCAGTCCAGTTTTTCCTTCTTCTTACACCTATATTAAACCTGGTTGATTTGTCTTCAACTGGCTTTAAGTTTATTAAATTTAAAGGGATTTTAAACTCTGCGCTCCAACTATAAGTATTTATATCATTCATAACGGCAGCATATTCTACCTTTTTTGCAAGTTCGCTTCT is from bacterium and encodes:
- a CDS encoding iron-containing alcohol dehydrogenase, producing the protein MKSIYFNMQAKVYFETGGIPKYLPEIKQYGEKVLIVTGRKFVFETGLIKTITDICSKNGIEVVLYPEVNPEPDIPNVEKGAEICRKEKCDFVLGVGGGSPMDVAKAISVIATNGGKLKDYFGEMEYKSEPLPIVTIPTTCGTGSEVTRYAVIMDKEAKTKKTINSHQIIPKLSILDSKTLSTLPYQLVVATGMDAFSHSAESFLSQRSDHISKLFAKESLKLLWKYLPQIVDDKDNLNIKEEIFLSSLLAGFAINRTGTIIVHGMGYSLTVTKATHHGTANALLLPYVFEYLQDNGYSEEFTELEEIWGETSNLKDFVKNLGLPSHLKEIGITDIDIDNLTDLSEIGAQRASKNMKVPLGKKEYREILLKAL
- a CDS encoding inorganic phosphate transporter family protein, which produces MDLRFIGPVYLGWTLGASYAANIFGAAVSSYMIRYRTAVILAGIFLVIGALTNGQAGIKTLSGLTEQTGNTAFIISLAAALTVNLMIILRLPVSTSQAVVGPIIGIGIINKQLQLQGLTKIFICWFTTPIGAGIIAIIFYWSMTKIFKKVNIHFLLYDKIMRNLLILAGIYGAYTLGGNNVANVTGVFYKSKIFNMKQALLIGGISTGLGALFNGKKMMTAVGGEIIKIDAFSAFIAIMSHSIAIHIYNKIGVPVSSSQAIVGALTGIGVLRGIKTISLEKVAKIFAGWFFTPAIGMCFCLILYKIFLG